GACCTTCCGCGGCGAGAGCTCGCAGCGGCAGAGCGGGCACGTCCGGTGGGTGTGCAGCCACATGTCGATGCAGTCCACGTGGAACAGGTGCCTGCACGGCGGCAGCTGCCGCACCATCTCGCCGCCCTGCACGTCCTCCAGGCACACCGCGCACAGCAGCTGGCAGCTCGCGCGCGGCTCGTCGCCCTTGTTGTCGTACGCGAACGTCGGCAGCGCGCCGATCGCCGCGTCCGTCAGCCCGCACGTGCACCGGCGCACCAGCCGCACAGTTGGCGCGGGCAGCCGCTGGCCGAGTCCGCTCCCATTTCTGTGCGCCGGGACGGTGCCGCGCGCGGGCGCGAGCAAG
This portion of the Triticum dicoccoides isolate Atlit2015 ecotype Zavitan unplaced genomic scaffold, WEW_v2.0 scaffold151744, whole genome shotgun sequence genome encodes:
- the LOC119344057 gene encoding RING-H2 finger protein ATL32-like; translation: LLVLLFGLVALLAPARGTVPAHRNGSGLGQRLPAPTVRLVRRCTCGLTDAAIGALPTFAYDNKGDEPRASCQLLCAVCLEDVQGGEMVRQLPPCRHLFHVDCIDMWLHTHRTCPLCRCELSPRKVAAKAVAAAATGSSAQALPPV